The following coding sequences are from one Myxococcus stipitatus window:
- a CDS encoding RNA polymerase sigma factor, with amino-acid sequence MSSGGVLEIGQDGAADDAAESRRQDAVLLVRLRHGEPEAFEQLVRAHQDRLFDFCVRMLGDREEAHDLVQEVFVSVHQNVRRFREDSRLSTWLFRITKNHCINRLKYLKRRGRGRSEEYDETRMAWVDGPDAPPTPDAALESARERARVQWAISQLDEDARMLVALRDIEGLSYEEIVDITELPEGTVKSRLHRAREKLAHLLGRLEP; translated from the coding sequence GTGTCTTCGGGCGGGGTGCTCGAAATCGGACAGGACGGGGCGGCCGACGACGCGGCGGAGTCACGCCGCCAGGACGCCGTGCTGCTGGTCCGCCTGAGGCACGGCGAACCGGAGGCCTTCGAACAGCTGGTGCGCGCGCACCAGGACCGGCTCTTCGACTTCTGTGTCCGCATGCTGGGCGATCGCGAGGAGGCGCACGACCTGGTCCAGGAGGTCTTCGTCAGCGTCCATCAGAACGTGCGGCGCTTCCGCGAGGACTCGCGGCTGTCCACCTGGCTGTTCCGCATCACCAAGAACCACTGCATCAACCGGCTCAAGTACCTCAAGCGCCGGGGGCGGGGGCGGTCGGAGGAGTACGACGAGACCCGCATGGCGTGGGTGGACGGCCCGGACGCGCCGCCCACCCCGGACGCCGCGCTGGAGTCGGCCCGCGAGCGGGCCCGGGTGCAGTGGGCCATCTCCCAACTGGACGAGGACGCCCGCATGCTCGTGGCGCTGCGCGACATCGAGGGCCTGTCCTACGAGGAGATCGTCGACATCACGGAGCTGCCCGAGGGCACGGTGAAGAGCCGGCTGCACCGGGCGCGCGAGAAACTGGCCCATCTGCTGGGGCGACTTGAGCCATGA
- the prfB gene encoding peptide chain release factor 2 (programmed frameshift), with protein sequence MANDSMEKINGLRERVLALRGHLDLDRKRSRIALIERDSTLPNFWDDNTKAQAMLKEKSTLEASVGAYDKVMRGLDDAQALLELAAEANDADTAAEAEASLEPMEGEVAKLELARMLSGEQDRSSCFMDINAGAGGTDSMDWAAMLLRMYSRYCEAKGWKVEINDEVPGEEAGFKNVSLRIEGDFAYGYLKAEVGVHRLVRISPFDANARRQTAFASVDVYPEVDDTIQIDIPEKDIELKFIRGGGAGGQKVNKTSSTAQLRHLPTGIIITCQTERSQSANKDMAFKILRGRLYELEMKKREAARDAAEAAKKDISFGSQIRSYVLAPYRMVKDLRTGVETGNVDAVLDGDLEEFVTAQLLGVKNPNRNAALE encoded by the exons ATGGCGAACGATTCGATGGAGAAGATCAACGGCCTCAGAGAGCGCGTGCTGGCGCTCCGGGGGCATCTT GACCTGGACCGCAAGCGGTCCCGCATCGCGCTGATTGAACGCGACAGCACCCTGCCCAACTTCTGGGACGACAACACCAAGGCGCAGGCGATGCTGAAGGAGAAGTCCACGCTCGAGGCCAGCGTGGGCGCATACGACAAGGTGATGCGCGGGCTGGATGACGCGCAGGCCCTGCTGGAGCTGGCCGCCGAGGCGAACGACGCGGACACGGCCGCCGAGGCCGAGGCGTCGCTGGAGCCGATGGAGGGCGAGGTCGCCAAGCTCGAGCTGGCGCGGATGCTCTCCGGCGAGCAGGACCGCTCGAGCTGCTTCATGGACATCAACGCCGGCGCCGGCGGTACCGACTCCATGGACTGGGCCGCCATGCTCCTGCGCATGTACTCGCGCTACTGCGAGGCCAAGGGCTGGAAGGTGGAGATCAACGACGAGGTGCCGGGCGAGGAGGCGGGGTTCAAGAACGTCTCGCTGCGCATCGAGGGCGACTTCGCCTACGGCTACCTCAAGGCGGAGGTGGGGGTGCACCGGCTGGTGCGCATCTCCCCGTTCGACGCCAACGCGCGTCGCCAGACGGCGTTCGCCTCCGTGGACGTCTATCCGGAGGTGGACGACACCATCCAGATCGACATCCCGGAGAAGGACATCGAGCTGAAGTTCATCCGCGGCGGCGGCGCCGGTGGTCAGAAGGTGAACAAGACCTCCTCCACGGCCCAGCTGCGCCACCTGCCCACCGGCATCATCATCACTTGCCAGACGGAGCGCTCGCAGTCGGCCAACAAGGACATGGCCTTCAAGATCCTCCGGGGCCGGTTGTACGAGCTGGAGATGAAGAAGCGCGAGGCCGCGCGCGACGCCGCCGAGGCCGCGAAGAAGGACATCTCCTTCGGCTCGCAGATCCGCTCCTACGTGCTCGCGCCCTACCGCATGGTGAAGGACCTGCGCACCGGCGTGGAGACGGGCAACGTGGACGCGGTGCTGGACGGTGACCTGGAGGAGTTCGTCACCGCGCAGCTGCTCGGGGTGAAGAACCCCAACCGCAACGCGGCGCTCGAATAG
- a CDS encoding ABC transporter ATP-binding protein: protein MALLSIRNVFKSYFLHGKRIDVLRAVSLDLEKGELVSLVGASGAGKSTFLHVLGTLDAPAAGEVFFEGRSVFSMNDAEIAEFRNRTIGFVFQSHYLLPEFTALENVAMPALIQRRERAGAYAYARELLERVGLGQRVDHRPGELSGGEAQRVALARALVLKPAILLADEPTGNLDPATGEGIHQLLRDVNRELGITAVVVTHNETLARSMPRRLRLAGGQVTEA from the coding sequence ATGGCGCTGTTGTCCATCCGCAACGTCTTCAAGAGCTACTTCCTCCACGGCAAGCGCATCGACGTGCTGCGCGCGGTGTCGCTGGACCTGGAGAAGGGGGAGCTCGTCTCGCTGGTGGGCGCCTCCGGCGCCGGCAAGAGCACCTTCCTCCACGTGCTCGGCACCCTGGACGCCCCCGCCGCCGGCGAGGTCTTCTTCGAGGGCCGCTCCGTCTTCTCCATGAACGACGCGGAGATCGCGGAGTTCCGGAATCGAACCATTGGCTTCGTGTTCCAGAGCCACTACCTGCTGCCGGAGTTCACGGCGCTGGAGAACGTGGCCATGCCGGCGCTCATCCAGCGGCGGGAGCGCGCCGGCGCCTATGCCTACGCGCGGGAGCTGCTGGAGCGGGTGGGGCTGGGGCAGCGGGTGGACCACAGGCCAGGAGAACTGTCCGGTGGCGAGGCCCAGCGGGTGGCCCTGGCCCGCGCCCTGGTGCTCAAGCCCGCCATCCTGCTCGCCGACGAGCCGACGGGCAATCTGGACCCCGCCACGGGCGAGGGCATCCACCAGCTCCTGAGGGACGTGAACCGGGAGCTGGGCATCACCGCGGTGGTCGTCACCCACAACGAGACGCTCGCCCGCTCCATGCCCCGCCGCCTGCGCCTGGCTGGCGGGCAGGTGACGGAGGCTTGA
- a CDS encoding DUF4105 domain-containing protein yields MPRLSLIAACLLGLLLLGTPARAARAPWGTGESQGEDLVVSLVTFSPGDSVPEWWGHGSLVVEDRRLGQARLYNYGMFDASDVGMLSRFAMGRLEFYVADASVNATYRAYRSWDRDVRIQELALTPEQRLQVAKALADNVLPENRNYLYHHYKDNCVTRLRDMIDVATQGQLREMDRAPGRMTLREHTRRYTAVNVPMSVLLDFMMNDEIDHPVTKWEEAFLPDELEAQVASLQVTGADGQKHPLVARDWDYYVSPDRARPPAEPPPLGPWVLAVGVTAGGLALGLAAWERKRGSRIARVLLGVENALVGLVLGIPGTALLIMWLVTDHTVTYRNENLFLANPLTLLALPFGVALTWGSAKARARLFKAWTALAALGVLGVVLKVLPPFDQDNWRLIALILPISLGMAGAFGLDRVLARLSGRAGSSAERSDAVARLEAP; encoded by the coding sequence ATGCCCCGCTTGTCGCTCATCGCCGCCTGCCTGCTCGGACTGCTGCTCCTCGGGACCCCCGCGCGCGCGGCCAGAGCGCCGTGGGGCACGGGAGAGAGCCAGGGCGAGGACCTGGTCGTCTCCCTGGTGACCTTCAGCCCGGGCGACAGCGTGCCGGAGTGGTGGGGCCACGGCTCGCTCGTCGTGGAGGACCGCCGCCTGGGGCAGGCGCGTCTCTACAACTACGGGATGTTCGACGCCTCCGACGTCGGCATGCTGAGCCGCTTCGCGATGGGCCGGCTGGAGTTCTACGTCGCGGACGCGAGCGTCAACGCGACGTACCGGGCCTACCGCTCCTGGGACCGCGATGTCCGCATCCAGGAGCTGGCCCTGACGCCGGAGCAGCGCCTGCAGGTCGCGAAGGCCCTGGCGGACAACGTCTTGCCGGAGAACCGGAACTACCTGTATCATCATTACAAAGACAACTGTGTCACGCGCCTGCGGGACATGATCGACGTCGCGACCCAGGGGCAGCTGCGCGAGATGGACCGGGCCCCCGGGCGCATGACGCTGCGCGAGCACACGCGGCGCTACACGGCGGTGAACGTGCCGATGAGCGTGCTGCTCGACTTCATGATGAACGATGAGATCGACCACCCCGTCACGAAGTGGGAGGAGGCCTTCCTCCCCGACGAACTGGAGGCGCAGGTCGCGTCGCTCCAGGTGACGGGAGCGGATGGCCAGAAGCATCCGCTGGTGGCGCGCGACTGGGACTACTACGTGTCGCCGGACCGGGCCCGCCCGCCCGCGGAGCCGCCTCCGCTGGGCCCCTGGGTGCTCGCGGTGGGCGTGACGGCGGGAGGCCTGGCGCTGGGGCTCGCGGCCTGGGAGCGCAAGCGTGGCAGTCGCATCGCCCGGGTGCTGCTCGGCGTGGAGAACGCGCTCGTCGGCCTGGTGCTGGGCATCCCCGGCACGGCGCTGCTCATCATGTGGCTGGTGACGGACCACACGGTGACGTACCGCAACGAGAACCTCTTCCTGGCCAACCCGCTGACGCTGCTGGCGCTGCCCTTCGGCGTGGCGCTCACCTGGGGCAGCGCGAAGGCGCGCGCGCGGCTCTTCAAGGCCTGGACCGCGCTGGCCGCCCTGGGCGTGCTGGGCGTGGTGCTCAAGGTCCTCCCGCCGTTCGACCAGGACAACTGGCGGCTCATCGCGCTCATCCTGCCCATCTCCCTGGGGATGGCCGGCGCGTTCGGCCTGGACCGCGTCCTGGCGAGACTGTCCGGCAGGGCGGGGTCGTCAGCGGAGCGGAGCGACGCCGTCGCTCGGCTCGAGGCGCCCTGA
- a CDS encoding FtsX-like permease family protein, which yields MNSAERQTVHHWGFIWTGALVALLGFILLGVAISGAGAWAEVSAALGLSLVGWGGVLQVIDGVSLLPVQAAAREAAPVFHVGLLVSGTLAWLAGWALVANGLRRAPQAPEGPSPAAGAPLYPRLARYRDFYWSTLGAYGGGILLAELALVLLQTVLSSGVPSAELGAARDGGGGLSLPPTGAFAISLVVAAMVAFVSGFIGASRAQRLALPEATIGVLYLGLPVPILLTLMERIPSLQLQLGYRLREVTYVAGLLGRPELAYWLTFTALVLALVLGINTGFIAAGSGRVDLKLGFELFVARRHVAVFRPSLLLGTLAVLMFGIVPPLLIYFIIRAAEAAVERTRIRALGLSDPLASSEALHRLKLREQSPTMMMTALSVGGVGVGVMALIIVLSVMSGFEADLQKKILGTNAHAVVSRYAGDLPEYPKVMETIRKVPGIAGQTPFIINQVMIASEGNVDGVIIKGIDPATVGEVTDLPQNILGDGSLDILYTPEKILSRAMPDEDEEPAKEGEGAEDAGDDVIRRTDTPAKPAVLPGIVIGRELAASLRVVVGDRVNVVSPLGTELGPTGPIPKSRAFRVAAIFYSGMYEYDSKFVYILLKEAQDFFNIQGATGIELKVFDIDDARRIAGQVVKALGGYPYRARDWGEMNKNLFSALRLEKLVMGIILSIIIVVAAGLIVATVIMLVLEKRKEISVLKALGVPDGGIVKIFLAEGLQIGVAGGLLGLFSGLSWCLFIEKVGIKLDPEVYYIPALPVRIEPLQTALAVVIAVLVTYLASIYPALKASSVEPVEGLKAE from the coding sequence GTGAACTCCGCCGAACGGCAGACCGTCCATCACTGGGGCTTCATCTGGACCGGGGCGCTCGTCGCGCTCCTGGGCTTCATCCTGCTCGGCGTGGCCATCTCCGGCGCCGGGGCGTGGGCGGAGGTGAGCGCCGCGCTCGGCCTGTCGCTGGTCGGGTGGGGTGGGGTGCTCCAGGTCATCGACGGCGTTTCGCTGCTGCCGGTCCAGGCCGCCGCGCGCGAGGCCGCCCCGGTGTTCCATGTGGGCCTCCTGGTTTCGGGCACGCTCGCCTGGCTCGCGGGCTGGGCGCTGGTCGCCAACGGCCTGCGGCGCGCGCCCCAGGCCCCGGAGGGCCCGAGCCCCGCGGCCGGCGCGCCGCTGTACCCCCGGCTGGCGCGCTACCGGGACTTCTACTGGAGCACGCTGGGCGCCTACGGCGGCGGCATCCTCCTGGCGGAGCTGGCCCTCGTCCTCCTGCAGACGGTGCTGTCGTCCGGCGTGCCCTCCGCGGAGCTGGGGGCGGCGCGTGACGGGGGCGGCGGGCTGTCGCTGCCGCCCACCGGGGCCTTCGCCATCTCACTGGTGGTGGCGGCGATGGTGGCCTTCGTCTCCGGCTTCATCGGGGCCTCCCGCGCCCAGCGCCTGGCGCTGCCGGAGGCCACCATCGGCGTGCTCTACCTGGGCCTGCCGGTGCCCATCCTGCTGACGTTGATGGAGCGCATCCCCTCGCTCCAGCTCCAGCTGGGCTACCGCCTGCGGGAGGTGACGTACGTCGCGGGGCTGCTGGGGCGGCCGGAGCTGGCGTACTGGCTGACCTTCACCGCGCTGGTGCTGGCGCTGGTGCTGGGCATCAACACGGGCTTCATCGCGGCGGGCAGCGGCCGGGTGGACCTGAAGCTGGGCTTCGAGCTGTTCGTCGCGCGCCGCCACGTGGCGGTGTTCCGGCCCTCGCTGCTGTTGGGCACGCTGGCGGTGCTGATGTTCGGCATCGTCCCGCCGCTGCTCATCTACTTCATCATCCGCGCGGCGGAGGCGGCGGTGGAGCGCACCCGCATCCGCGCGCTCGGCCTGTCGGACCCGCTCGCCTCGTCGGAGGCGCTGCACCGGCTGAAGCTGCGCGAGCAGTCGCCCACCATGATGATGACCGCGCTGTCGGTGGGCGGCGTGGGCGTGGGCGTCATGGCGCTCATCATCGTGCTGTCGGTGATGAGCGGCTTCGAGGCGGACCTCCAGAAGAAGATCCTCGGGACCAACGCGCACGCCGTCGTGTCCCGCTACGCGGGGGACCTGCCCGAATACCCCAAGGTCATGGAGACCATCCGGAAGGTGCCGGGCATCGCCGGACAGACGCCCTTCATCATCAACCAGGTGATGATCGCCTCGGAGGGCAACGTCGACGGCGTCATCATCAAGGGCATCGACCCCGCCACCGTGGGCGAGGTGACGGACCTGCCGCAGAACATCCTCGGCGACGGCTCGCTCGACATCCTCTACACGCCGGAGAAGATCCTCTCTCGCGCCATGCCCGACGAGGACGAGGAGCCCGCGAAGGAGGGCGAGGGCGCCGAGGACGCGGGCGACGACGTCATCCGCCGCACCGACACGCCGGCGAAGCCCGCGGTGCTGCCCGGCATCGTCATCGGCCGGGAGCTGGCCGCCTCGCTCCGGGTGGTGGTGGGCGACCGGGTGAACGTGGTGTCCCCGCTTGGCACCGAACTGGGCCCCACCGGCCCCATCCCCAAGAGCCGCGCCTTCCGCGTGGCGGCCATCTTCTACTCGGGGATGTACGAGTACGACTCCAAGTTCGTCTACATCCTCCTGAAGGAGGCCCAGGACTTCTTCAACATCCAGGGCGCCACCGGCATCGAACTGAAGGTGTTCGACATCGACGACGCGCGCCGCATCGCCGGCCAGGTGGTGAAGGCGCTGGGCGGCTACCCCTACCGGGCCCGCGACTGGGGCGAGATGAACAAGAACCTCTTCTCCGCGCTGCGCCTGGAGAAGCTGGTGATGGGCATCATCCTCTCCATCATCATCGTCGTGGCCGCCGGCCTCATCGTCGCCACCGTCATCATGCTGGTGCTGGAGAAACGAAAAGAGATCTCCGTGCTCAAGGCGCTGGGGGTCCCCGATGGCGGCATCGTGAAGATCTTCCTCGCGGAGGGGCTCCAGATTGGCGTCGCCGGGGGGCTCCTGGGCCTGTTCTCCGGCCTGTCCTGGTGCCTCTTCATCGAGAAGGTCGGCATCAAGCTGGACCCGGAGGTGTATTACATCCCCGCGCTCCCGGTGCGCATCGAACCGTTGCAGACCGCGCTGGCCGTCGTCATCGCGGTGCTCGTCACCTACCTGGCCTCCATCTACCCGGCCCTCAAGGCCAGCAGCGTGGAGCCGGTGGAAGGTCTCAAGGCGGAGTAG
- the lysS gene encoding lysine--tRNA ligase, protein MAETENKSEKTAGEADLGTKEQEIYDQRLEKAAKWREAGFNPYGNGHKPQHLAADILAKHANQSPEELEQAPATYDVAGRMVAMRSFGKAAFIKLRDRSGEIQVHMKKDALADAYEVFKLADLGDFLAVTGTVFRSKTGELTLAATKFTPLTKSLRPLPEKWHGLTDVESRYRQRYLDLVSNPDVKQTFLRRNKLIRFIRDFLDARDFVEVETPMMHPLVSGAAARPFITHHNALDIDLYMRIAPELYLKRLVVGGLERVYEVNRNFRNEGISTRHNPEFTMLEFYQAYATYEDLMDLSEEMISEAARAVTGDSKVKYGEHVLDFGKGWKRISMTEAIREAVGGALSDKDMADPDRLRHELLKTARAESERRAVETMNHGELVGALFEAHVEHTLIHPTFITHFPTAVSPLARRNDQNPEITDRFELYVAGREIANAFSELNDPLDQKGRFLAQLDAKQRGQQETMDYDEDYIRALEHGMPPTAGQGIGIDRLAMLFTDSQSIRDVILFPLLKPLAK, encoded by the coding sequence ATGGCCGAGACCGAAAACAAGAGCGAGAAGACCGCTGGCGAAGCGGACCTGGGGACCAAGGAGCAGGAGATCTACGACCAGCGGCTGGAGAAGGCCGCGAAATGGCGTGAGGCCGGCTTCAACCCCTACGGCAACGGCCACAAGCCCCAGCATCTGGCGGCGGACATCCTCGCGAAGCACGCGAACCAGTCCCCCGAGGAGCTGGAGCAGGCGCCCGCCACCTACGACGTCGCCGGTCGCATGGTCGCCATGCGCTCGTTCGGCAAGGCGGCCTTCATCAAGCTCAGGGACCGTTCGGGCGAGATCCAGGTCCACATGAAGAAGGACGCCCTGGCGGACGCCTACGAGGTCTTCAAGCTGGCCGACCTGGGCGACTTCCTGGCCGTCACCGGCACCGTGTTCCGCTCCAAGACGGGCGAGCTCACCCTGGCCGCCACGAAGTTCACCCCGCTCACCAAGTCCCTGCGCCCCCTGCCGGAGAAGTGGCACGGCCTGACGGACGTGGAGAGCCGCTACCGCCAGCGCTACCTCGACCTCGTCTCCAACCCGGACGTGAAGCAGACCTTCCTCCGGAGGAACAAGCTCATCCGCTTCATCCGCGACTTCCTCGACGCGCGTGACTTCGTCGAGGTCGAGACGCCGATGATGCACCCGCTCGTGTCGGGCGCGGCGGCGCGGCCGTTCATCACGCACCACAACGCGCTCGACATCGACCTGTACATGCGCATCGCGCCGGAGCTGTACCTCAAGCGCCTGGTCGTCGGTGGCCTGGAGCGCGTCTACGAGGTCAACCGGAACTTCCGCAACGAGGGCATCAGCACCCGGCACAACCCCGAGTTCACGATGCTCGAGTTCTATCAGGCGTACGCCACGTACGAGGACCTGATGGACCTGAGCGAGGAGATGATTTCGGAGGCGGCCAGGGCCGTCACCGGCGACTCCAAGGTGAAGTACGGCGAGCACGTGCTGGACTTCGGCAAGGGGTGGAAGCGCATCTCCATGACGGAGGCCATCCGCGAGGCCGTGGGCGGCGCCCTGTCCGACAAGGACATGGCCGACCCGGACCGGCTCCGCCACGAGCTGCTGAAGACGGCCCGCGCCGAGTCCGAGCGCCGCGCCGTGGAGACCATGAACCACGGCGAGCTGGTGGGCGCCCTCTTCGAGGCCCACGTCGAGCACACCCTGATTCATCCCACCTTCATCACCCATTTCCCCACCGCGGTGTCGCCGCTGGCGCGCCGGAACGACCAGAACCCGGAAATCACCGACCGGTTCGAGCTGTATGTGGCGGGACGGGAGATCGCGAACGCCTTCTCGGAGCTCAACGACCCGCTGGACCAGAAGGGTCGCTTCCTCGCCCAGCTCGACGCGAAGCAGCGTGGCCAGCAGGAGACGATGGACTACGACGAGGACTACATCCGCGCCCTGGAGCACGGCATGCCGCCCACGGCGGGTCAGGGTATCGGGATTGATCGGCTCGCCATGTTGTTCACGGACTCGCAGAGCATCCGCGACGTCATCCTGTTCCCTCTCCTCAAGCCACTGGCGAAGTAG
- the ybeY gene encoding rRNA maturation RNase YbeY, whose protein sequence is MRLRKGKLIPRDDGKRIEEFVGAATTGTDSASVARMLAPPGWSEPAQRPEFDEMVIVLTGELTLVVEGRRERIGPGEVGLVPRGKRVVYRNDGKGACDYWSICAPAFRPERAHMEAPARREPDNVVTLQMAHGQGKEYGRLLTGWAKDYLKRLSLSDCELSLSLVDDRAIRRLNRTWRDKDKATDVLSFPAGDLPKGTPGPRPLGDVVISLDTAKRQAREYERTLEAELARYLAHGILHLLGHDHERPRDAKRMAALEESLLGERGMVADSLQVDAKARRARSLM, encoded by the coding sequence GTGAGACTCCGCAAGGGCAAGCTCATCCCCCGGGATGACGGCAAGCGCATCGAGGAGTTCGTGGGCGCGGCCACCACGGGGACGGACTCCGCCTCCGTGGCGAGGATGCTGGCGCCCCCGGGCTGGTCCGAGCCGGCCCAGCGCCCCGAGTTCGACGAGATGGTCATCGTCCTCACGGGCGAGCTGACGCTCGTGGTGGAGGGGCGGCGCGAGCGCATCGGCCCGGGCGAGGTGGGCCTCGTCCCGCGCGGCAAGCGCGTGGTCTACCGCAACGACGGCAAGGGCGCGTGCGACTACTGGTCCATCTGCGCGCCGGCCTTCCGTCCGGAGCGGGCCCACATGGAGGCCCCCGCCCGCCGCGAGCCGGACAACGTGGTGACGCTCCAGATGGCCCATGGCCAGGGCAAGGAGTACGGCCGGCTCCTGACGGGGTGGGCGAAGGACTACCTCAAGCGCCTGTCGCTGTCGGACTGCGAGCTGTCGCTGTCCCTGGTCGACGACCGCGCCATCCGCCGGCTCAACCGCACCTGGCGCGACAAGGACAAGGCGACGGACGTGCTGAGCTTCCCCGCGGGCGACCTGCCCAAGGGCACGCCCGGGCCCCGGCCGCTGGGAGACGTCGTCATCTCGCTCGACACCGCGAAGCGGCAGGCCCGCGAGTACGAGCGCACCCTGGAGGCGGAGCTGGCGCGCTACCTGGCGCACGGCATCCTCCACCTGCTGGGCCACGACCACGAGCGCCCCCGCGACGCCAAGCGCATGGCCGCCCTCGAGGAGTCGCTCCTGGGCGAGCGCGGCATGGTGGCGGACTCGCTCCAGGTGGACGCGAAGGCCCGACGGGCGCGCAGCCTGATGTGA
- a CDS encoding anti-sigma factor family protein yields MSHREAKDLFLALADDELPAPQAQAVRTHLDGCDECRHGWEGYSRTVRRLQSVEREKAPPAMASLVMTRVRRQRRFGGLKGLHMAHMHQRFPVEILIPLLLAAAVAAFLVMAAP; encoded by the coding sequence ATGAGCCACCGCGAGGCGAAGGACCTGTTCCTCGCCCTCGCCGACGACGAGCTGCCCGCCCCCCAGGCGCAGGCGGTCCGCACGCACCTGGACGGCTGCGACGAGTGCCGCCACGGGTGGGAGGGGTATTCGCGCACCGTGCGTCGGCTGCAGTCCGTGGAGCGGGAGAAGGCGCCGCCCGCGATGGCCTCCCTGGTGATGACCCGCGTGCGCCGCCAGCGCCGCTTCGGTGGGCTCAAGGGCCTCCACATGGCGCACATGCATCAGCGCTTCCCGGTGGAAATCCTCATCCCCCTGCTCCTGGCCGCCGCCGTGGCCGCCTTCCTGGTGATGGCGGCTCCCTGA